From the Deltaproteobacteria bacterium genome, the window CGAGGGGCACATCAAGCTCATGCCGCACCCGAGCGGACGCGGGTGGGTCTTCGAGACGCCGATCGCGCGCTACGGCTTCCGCGAGCCGGGGTGGAAGGGGCTGCCCTGGATGCCGCTCGACAACACGCTCGTGAAGCGGCCGATCTGGCTCATCGAGGCGGTGCCGAACGACCGCTACTACCTCTACGGGAAGCTCGTGTTCGGCATCGACCGCGAGACCTACAAGGTCTGCAACGTCGTCAAGTACGACTGGAGGGGCCAGGCGATGGGGGTCTTCAACCGCGGCATCGCCTTCGGGCGCGCGCCCGACGGCTACCGCTACGTGAACATCACCGGCGGCGGGCGCGGGGGCGCGTACGCGGAGAACATGAAGATGCGCCGCGCCACGGCGGCGGACCCGTCCGTCCCGGGCACGCGCGGCGAGCTCGACATGCACCTCCCCGCCGACGGCTTCCAGCTCGAGAACCTGGCGCGCGAGGGGAAGTGAGCGCCCGCGCCGTGCGCGGGATCAGTGGAGGACGTCCGTCGTGTCGAAGAAAACCTCTTCGATGCGCTCACATTCCTGGCAGCGGAGGCGGGCGACCCGGTAGCGACGGCCGTCGCCGCTCCGCGAGCCTTCGCCCATGCGCTCGAGGTAGCCTCCGCACCAGCCGCACCAGCGGCGCGCCAGGTGGTCGTCCATCTCCGCGTAGGAGCCGATGGGGATGGCGCGGTCGAGGGAGGCGCCGGGGCGCGCGGCAGCGGCGAGGCGGAGGCGCGTGCGGCGGCGTCGCCGGAGCGCCATGGCGACGATCGCGGCCACGAGCACCGGCACGAAGAGCAGGGTCAGCACGCCCTGCCGCCCCGCTCCGGCTCGATCTCACACCACCGCGACGAGCGTGCTGAGCAGCATCACGAACATCAGCACGGCGCCCACGGCGAACGCGATCGTGCGGTGCGGCTGCGCGCTCCGGATGTAGAAGATGCTGTGCAGGACACGCGCGGCGAGGAAGCCCCAGAGGTAGGTCGCGGCGGCGGCGTAGGAGGGCCTGGTCAGCACGTAGAGGAAGCTCACCACGAAGAAGGGGAGGATGTTCTCGAGGTCGTTGCGGTGCGCGCGCCGCACGCGCTCGATGTCCGCGTCGGGCCTGCCGGGCGGTGTCGCGGCCCGCAGCGCATAGTCCTCGGGTGTCGCGTACACCTGGCGACGGAGCCGCAGGAAGCTCGTGTAGTTCCCGAGCGCGACCATCTTGAGGACGAGCAGCAGGTCGACGAGCGCGAGCAGGCGGACGTTCGGGTCGGCGAGCAGCTCGGGCATCGGCGGGTCCCTCCTCGTGGGCGCTGCGTGACTACCACGCTTCGCCGCCCGCGCGTCAAGGCGGGCCGGGCCGCGCCGTAGACAGGGTTGCCGAGTGGCCTCGCGCTCGCGTATTCCCCT encodes:
- a CDS encoding MAPEG family protein, which encodes MPELLADPNVRLLALVDLLLVLKMVALGNYTSFLRLRRQVYATPEDYALRAATPPGRPDADIERVRRAHRNDLENILPFFVVSFLYVLTRPSYAAAATYLWGFLAARVLHSIFYIRSAQPHRTIAFAVGAVLMFVMLLSTLVAVV